A single window of Microbispora hainanensis DNA harbors:
- a CDS encoding PadR family transcriptional regulator: protein MALRHAVLAALLDGELSGYQLAKAFDVGVANFWHALPQQLYAELARLEKEGLVAGRRVVQETRPAKRLFHVTDAGLAELERFAADTSKPSFIRDDLLVKVQAADHVDAEALIRQVEERAAMAEAKIDLFRRILRKMRGDLGEEEFLRVGRRIGPYLTCLRGLAFEEGNRDWCRRTAAILRARNAAVAGEDTPAVAGEGAAPASRRPEVARADR from the coding sequence ATGGCCTTGCGGCACGCCGTCCTCGCGGCATTGCTCGACGGGGAGCTCAGCGGTTATCAGCTGGCCAAGGCGTTCGATGTCGGCGTGGCGAACTTCTGGCACGCCCTGCCCCAGCAGCTGTACGCCGAGCTGGCCAGGCTGGAGAAGGAGGGGCTGGTCGCGGGGCGGCGGGTGGTCCAGGAGACCCGGCCTGCCAAGCGCCTCTTCCACGTCACCGACGCCGGGCTCGCCGAGCTGGAGCGGTTCGCGGCCGACACGTCGAAGCCGTCGTTCATCCGCGACGATCTGCTCGTCAAGGTGCAGGCGGCCGACCACGTCGACGCCGAAGCGCTGATCCGGCAGGTCGAGGAGCGGGCCGCCATGGCTGAGGCCAAGATCGACCTGTTCCGGCGGATCCTGCGGAAGATGCGCGGCGACCTGGGCGAGGAGGAGTTCCTTCGCGTGGGCCGGCGCATAGGGCCATACCTGACCTGCCTGCGCGGCCTGGCCTTCGAGGAGGGAAACCGCGACTGGTGCCGGCGAACCGCCGCGATCCTCCGGGCCAGGAACGCGGCCGTCGCGGGCGAAGACACCCCGGCCGTGGCAGGCGAAGGGGCCGCACCGGCTTCTCGCCGTCCGGAGGTGGCCCGTGCCGACCGATGA
- a CDS encoding YbaB/EbfC family nucleoid-associated protein, with the protein MRELRARIERLTAAAALMDELAAEWSTRKHIGRADEGRITATVDAVGTLLALDIHPLSMRRLDGRGLAEAVLKAVRRAEAAAEAAKEELMRGGLEAAGLPHVADLLGDARRAFDERASPHGTHRP; encoded by the coding sequence ATGCGTGAGCTCCGGGCGCGCATTGAGCGGCTGACGGCCGCGGCCGCCCTGATGGACGAGCTCGCCGCCGAGTGGAGCACGCGGAAGCACATCGGCAGGGCCGACGAGGGCAGGATCACCGCGACCGTCGATGCCGTGGGCACGCTGCTCGCCCTCGACATCCACCCGCTCAGCATGCGCAGGCTCGACGGCCGCGGACTCGCCGAAGCCGTCCTCAAGGCCGTACGGCGGGCCGAGGCGGCGGCGGAGGCGGCCAAGGAGGAGCTGATGCGCGGCGGGCTGGAGGCGGCGGGCCTGCCCCATGTGGCCGATCTCCTCGGCGACGCCCGCCGCGCCTTCGACGAACGGGCGTCACCTCACGGCACCCACCGGCCCTAA
- a CDS encoding YbaB/EbfC family nucleoid-associated protein produces MRNTAAFNEGREGDVAGLVREVQGRVGALADLLHTLSEEVIEGTDATGAVTARVTGAGHLLGLSIDPRAMRDLDHVAMSAAIQGAIGAARGATGERLTKAMEEFTADFGDAPPSGDPLVPYVQALLREE; encoded by the coding sequence ATGAGGAACACGGCCGCGTTCAACGAGGGCAGGGAGGGCGACGTCGCCGGCCTGGTGCGGGAGGTGCAGGGCCGCGTCGGCGCGCTCGCCGACCTGCTCCACACCCTGAGCGAGGAGGTGATCGAGGGCACCGACGCCACGGGCGCCGTGACGGCCCGGGTCACCGGCGCGGGTCACCTGCTCGGGCTGAGCATCGACCCGCGGGCGATGCGCGACCTCGACCACGTCGCGATGTCAGCCGCGATCCAGGGCGCGATCGGCGCCGCGCGCGGCGCGACCGGCGAGCGGCTGACCAAGGCCATGGAGGAGTTCACGGCGGACTTCGGCGACGCGCCCCCGTCCGGCGACCCGCTCGTGCCCTACGTCCAGGCCCTGCTTCGCGAGGAGTGA